The window CCCGGCTACATATGGCTCAACCACCATTGAGCCAACAATTAAAGCAGATGGAATTTGAATTAGACACTCAACTTGTAGAACGTGAAGCACGAGTGACACATTTAACAAAAGCTGGGGAGGTTCTTTATCAAGAAGCTTTAAAGATTTTGCAACAAGTTGAGGAAACGCAATTATTGGTAAAAGAAACTAGCGTCGGCTTAAAAGGTGAACTGAACATTGGCGTAAATACACTTTCAGCAAAAGAACTGGCACCAGCTTTAGTGCGTTATCAAAAAAAATATCCTGCTGTTACTTTTGCTATCCATCAAAATGAATCAAAAGTTCTTTGCGAGATGGTTCGTCAACGAAAAATTGAACTGGCTTTGATTCGTTTTCCTTTAGAGTTATCTGATTTTGATGTTCAATTTATTCAATCAGAACCTTTTTATTTTATTTGTGATGGCTCTATGAAGCAGGGGCCTGCTCCTAATGATTATTACGGTATTGCGGATAGCAAGCTAGTTCTGCCGAGTACGGAAGGCTTAGGAGTGTATCACTCCATTATTGAATATCTAGCAAAATTCCAGTTAAATCCTGCTTCAATTTCAACTTGCTCTGATTTAACCTTACTTTTTGATTTAGTTGCAGCTGGTTTTGGAACAAGTATTGTCCCAGAATCAGTGTTAAATCAGTATTCACATATTAAAATTGAAGCTCATTTATTGCAAGATCCATTATTTCAAACAAGCTATGGCTTAATTTGGTTGAAAGATAAATCCTTAACCAAACTGGCTCAACAATTTTTAACAGAGTTAACTCCAAATGAAGTAGATCGTTAATGGATCATACAAAAAAAGTAACTTAGGCAATAGGCTCAAGTTACTTTTTGTAGTCATTATTCTTTTAGAGTTTTTCTTCTTTTTTTAGTATAAAAGCCAATATTACCTAATACTAAAGCAATACCAATTCCCATAAGTGTTGCTGTTGATTTCTCACCGGTTTGTGGAAAAACAGCACTTGGAACTTTGGGTGATTCTGGCGTTGCGACTGGTGGCTCCACGCTGATTGGCGGATTAGGCGGGTCAACAACAGGTGGAGTTATTACTCCTATTAAATGGTTCGTTTTAGTAACTTTTAATGGCGTTTGTTGATTTTTTTCAATTGTAAATTTAAGTGGAGTTCCGTCTAACTCATAGTTATTCGGTGCTTTCGTTTCAATAAATTGATAGTTCCCTGGTTTTAAATCAGCGACTTTTAAGACTCCATTTTGATCAGTTTTAAGCTCTCTAGCAATCATTTTTCCTTTTTCATCTTGCAACATAAATTCAGCGCCAGCCAAAGTTTTCTTCGTTTGTTCGTCGATTTTTGCTAAGACAACACTTCCTGGAATCAAACTATTCACCTTTTTAGTCTCAACTGCTTTTTCACCAACTACTTCAAATGAAACAGGAGTCGCATCCAAAATATAACCTGTCGGTGCTTTTACTTCAACAAATTGATAACGTCCAATAGCTAAATCTTGAACTGAAATCTGACCTTTTCTATCTGTAATCAGTCCTTTTTGAACGACATCTCCTTGCTCGGTTTGAAGTTCAAATTCAGCGCCTGCAAGTACTGTACCACTATCTTCATCAACTTTTGTCAAGGTTACTAGACTTGTTTTTAATTTATTTGTTTTTGTAACTTCAATTGGTTTTTGTTGATTTTTCACGATTTCAAATTTAATTGGCGTCGCATCTAATTGATAGCTAGTCGGTGCTTTCGTTTCAACAAATTGATAGTTGCCTGGTGTTAAATCATTGACTGCTATCTTCCCGTTTTGATCGCTTACAAGTCCTGTAGAAAGTGTTTTCCCCTGACTATCTTGCAGCTTAAACTCTGCACCAGCTAAACCTTTCTTAGATTGTTCATCGATTTTATTTAAGACTACATTTCCCAAAATTAGTGCATTCGTCTTCTTACTTTCGACAAGTTTATCGCCTACAACTTCAAATACAACCGGTGTTGCATCTAATTCATAGCCTGTTGGTGCTTTAACTTCCACCCATTGATAGTTGCCGATAGCTAGATTTTGAACTGAAATTTTTCCTGTTTGATCTGTTACTAACCCGGTTTTCACTACCGTTCCTTGAGTTGTTTGCAATTCAAATTCAG is drawn from Carnobacterium gallinarum DSM 4847 and contains these coding sequences:
- a CDS encoding LysR family transcriptional regulator, whose translation is MDLRQLRYFIAIAEEKNITQAAARLHMAQPPLSQQLKQMEFELDTQLVEREARVTHLTKAGEVLYQEALKILQQVEETQLLVKETSVGLKGELNIGVNTLSAKELAPALVRYQKKYPAVTFAIHQNESKVLCEMVRQRKIELALIRFPLELSDFDVQFIQSEPFYFICDGSMKQGPAPNDYYGIADSKLVLPSTEGLGVYHSIIEYLAKFQLNPASISTCSDLTLLFDLVAAGFGTSIVPESVLNQYSHIKIEAHLLQDPLFQTSYGLIWLKDKSLTKLAQQFLTELTPNEVDR